One Rosa chinensis cultivar Old Blush chromosome 5, RchiOBHm-V2, whole genome shotgun sequence genomic region harbors:
- the LOC112163827 gene encoding F-box/LRR-repeat protein At3g48880-like, producing the protein MTNKNSRFDRWADLDKDILVRIFMTLNVVELICGASVSKSWREATSEPYLWEIVDLSKLEAKNFNRELGQSNQRVMDIVNSVFSLSGGTIFCLTFHFYAYITSQHLVCISERTRNLKRLVLPVWDNNILVNDFEEAAKNWPYLESLTISGFVGTAAIVIKHGDDSNCTSGDDNNSISIVVVTKAYLVECS; encoded by the exons ATGACAAACAAAAACTCAAGATTTGACAGATGGGCAGACCTGGATAAAGATATACTTGTACGTATATTCATGACACTGAATGTTGTGGAATTAATCTGTGGGGCATCTGTTAGCAAATCTTGGCGGGAAGCAACTTCGGAACCCTACCTCTGGGAGATAGTTGACTTAAGTAAGCTGGAGGCCAAGAACTTCAATCGAGAGCTCGGGCAGTCTAACCAGAGGGTTATGGATATTGTGAATAGTGTTTTCAGTTTAAGTGGTGGAACTATATTTTGCTTGACTTTCCACTTCTACGCATACATAACAAGTCAGCACTTGGTTTGTATTTCTGAAAG AACCCGGAATCTCAAAAGACTTGTTCTACCAGTTTGGGACAACAACATACTAGTTAATGACTTTGAAGAAGCAGCAAAAAACTGGCCATATCTTGAGTCATTGACTATTTCAG GTTTTGTTGGTACTGCTGCAATTGTTATCAAACATGGTGATGATAGCAATTGCACAAGTGGTGATGATAACAACAGCATAAGTATTGTTGTTGTGACAAAGGCTTATCTCGTGGAAT GTTCTTAA